AAGCGCAAAAACATTGTTTTCCCGTCATTTAATGAATTTCGCGACGGTGGTCGCGTTTGCCCTGATGGACAATGGCGTTATGTGATAACGATAGAAGACGCAGTGAAAGGCGGCGCCGATATTTTGTTTGATATTGATAAACTAAAACAAAAATACAATAAACACACGTTTAATCAATTGTACATGTGCGTTTGGATTGATGATGCCAATTCTATTTTTAATATCAAGCAGTTATTAAAATGTGCTGTGGATATTAATAAATGGAAAGACTTCGATCCTGATAGTGAAAATCCGATAGGCGGGCGGGAAGTCTGGGGCGGATACGACCCAGCACACAGCGGCGATGCGGCGTGCTTTGTGGTGATTGCTCCGCCGGCATTGCCTAATGAAAAATATCGCATTTTAGAACGCCACCAGTGGCAAGGGCTTTCTTATAAATATCAAGCGGCACAAATTAAACGATTGTTTGAAAAATATAAAATGACGTACATCGGCATTGACGCAACCGGCGTCGGCTATGGCGTCTATGAACAAATTAAGGAATTTGCCCGACGCGCAGCGGTCCCGATTACCTACGATCCAACCGTGAAAACGGAACTTGTTTTAAAAGTTCACAATCTTGTTGATGAGGCAATGATTGAATGGTCGGATAAAGAAATTGATATTCCCGCTAGCTTTTTAATGATTAAACAAACCACGACAAGATCCGGCAATGCCACGACGTTTATTGCAGATCGAACCGTTAAAACGCAGCACGCCGATGTATTTTGGGCGATCGCCAACGCAGTTAATAATAAATCAATTACCGATAAACCAAGAAGAACAAGCCGATGGAGCATTCGACAATGAAAAAAAATTTGTCCAAAACCAAAAATCGAAAAATAACAATTGCCAATTTTCAATCTAGCCTTAATTACAGCATTACCGCCGCGCCGGCGCTGGATTATGTTGGAATTGGTTATGATAATCAATATAACACGTTTACACCGCCAATCAATCGGCACACGCTAGCCAAACTGCCACATCAAAACGCCCAGCATGGGGGGATTTTGCATAGCCACGCTAATATGGTGAGCGCTGGCTATCTTGGCGGTATTGCGCTTTCTCGTATGGACATGCGCGCGCTTTGCTTAAATCTTATTCAATTTGGGGATGTCGCTTTGTTAAAAATCCGCAACGGGTTCGGCAAAGTGGTTCGGCTTCATGTCTTATCTAGTCTCTATTTACGAGTGCGCAAAGATGGCGGCTATGCTTATTTAATGAAACGTTCTTTATATGATCAAGCTTCGGAAACTTATCAATATCATCCACGGGACATTATTTTTATTAAACTCTATGATCCCATGCAACAAATTTACGGATCGCCGGATTATGTCGGCGGCATTCAATCCGCTTTATTGAATTCTGATGCGACGGTATTTCGTCGTCGCTATTTCAGCAACGGGGCGCACATGGGATTTATTCTATACACCACCGATCCGGATTTAAGCGAAGAGGCAGAGGATGCGATCGCTGAAAAAATCGAAAAATCAAAAGGCGTTGGCAATTTCAAATCCATGTTCATCAATATTCCGAACGGTAGCCCCGATGGGGTTAAATTAATCCCTATTGGGGACACAGGTACCAAAGATGAATTTGCGAACATTAAAAATATTTCCGCGCAAGATATTTTAACCGCCCATCGTTTTCCACCCGGATTAGGCGGCATCATTCCAATGAATACTAGTGGACTTGGCGATCCACTAAAAGTGAGAGAGGCATATCAAAGTGATGAAGTTATTCCCTTGCAAGAAATTATTGCCGAGACGATCAACCAAGATCCGGAGATAAAAAATGCTTTAGTAATTAAGTTCAAAAAAGCAGATTAAAGTTAATTTTTTCGGCGTTTTTACTGTATAAATTAACACCTTTCTGATATACTACACAAATGTTATATAAATAGGGGTTGTTAAGAAATGTCAAGAACGACAGATATTTATTGTAATGAATGCCAGTCAAAAGCGACGATAAAGCGAACTGAAAGAATATACAGTAACTATAGTAAATTATATTGTACCTGCCGAAATCCGGCTTGTGGTCATAAATTCGTGATGAATTTAGAATTTAGTCACACCACACAAAGCAGTAAATTAACGCAAGACGGATTATTATGCTACCTCATTGGGAAATTATCTGATGACGAAAGGATAAAGTTAAAGGAAATTTTAGAGGCAAAAAATCGCTAGTTTTAGCGATTTTTTTTTGCTTTTTTTTATGAAAAAGCTTGCGTTTATTATATAGTACAGTATAATAACTTTATCTAGCAAGGGCTAGATACAAGAAACCCCAGCTTGTGGAAACTGGGGCTTACTTAGAAGAGGCTCTTATGATGCGCAATATCATAATCCTGTTAGTTCTGTTATTAATAAGCCTACCGGCTTATTAGAACTAATCCAAAGGGGAGTAACCGCTCCCCTAAGGCTTCAACAATCATAAATGATTGTAAAAAAAAATCAAGTAAGAGGCAAAAAAATGGCAAACTCCAACACTGAACACAGCAAAAAATTACGCTTAAAAACCTCCGCCGAATGGAATAAAAAACAAATTGCGGATGGAAAAATTCGCCAAATATCTCTAAAACTAGAAACGGAATTAGCCAATGAGTTTGATGCTATTTTATCTGAACTCGGAAATAATCGTTCACAAGGCATTAAAGCCCTCTGTGAATTTTATCGCCAATATCAAAAAACCAGCGATAACAGTCATTAATAAGTATTTTGACGGGCGGATTTAAAGTCAACAATATAAACACAATTTCGCCCGATTAAGAATTTAACTTGATATTTTCCATTTAAAACGGAAATTTCTTTACGCTTGCGTAAACGGTAAATGTCTGCGGTAAATGAAAGTTTATCCACTTCGCTTTTAATCGCATCGTAAAACTGTTCTGCCACAATTTTATTGCCTGACTGTTGTAAAATCCAATCAGCTTGATTAAGCAATTTTTTTTCAGCAATGTCATACCAAACAATATTGTAATCAAATTTCATTTTCGCCCAACCCTAAGCGGTGACGTAAATTTTCCATGACTTGCTCATGACTGATGGTTTCCACTAATCCATGTTCCAGTTTGTATAACAGCGCTTGCTCATCTTTGGTATAAAACGCTTCTGTTGCCTTTTGTGGTTGCGGTAATGTCATTTCCATTTTGCCTCCTTCTTTGCTTGCGTAGTTAAGGGGCGATTTCTCGCCCGCTTTTATTATCGGTTTTCCCTAAGTAAAAATCAACGTTCAATTTTAATCGCTAAGTGTCTCTGCAATAATTTGGTGAGAATTTGCATATCGGCGATATGCATCGACTGTGAGGCACCGCAATGGGGGTATAGTGTAGTGATCGATGTCCAAACCTCTGTGATAAAATAATGCACGTAATTTAA
This sequence is a window from [Pasteurella] mairii. Protein-coding genes within it:
- a CDS encoding Uncharacterized conserved protein; the protein is MKSAVNFTGNFSNSGDGKEVSSDTPQKAKKRKIKNDISHITPEMFQPFIDALFAYQKTCRDNKHHDVRNILKSRQIGATYYFSFEGLEDAILTGDNQIFLSASKRQAEIFKTYIIKMARQYFDVELKGSPIVLSNGAELHFLATNANTSQGNSGHVYGDEYAWIHDFNRFHDVSSAMATHKKWRETYFSTPSSKFHPSYAFWSGDKWKEDNPKRKNIVFPSFNEFRDGGRVCPDGQWRYVITIEDAVKGGADILFDIDKLKQKYNKHTFNQLYMCVWIDDANSIFNIKQLLKCAVDINKWKDFDPDSENPIGGREVWGGYDPAHSGDAACFVVIAPPALPNEKYRILERHQWQGLSYKYQAAQIKRLFEKYKMTYIGIDATGVGYGVYEQIKEFARRAAVPITYDPTVKTELVLKVHNLVDEAMIEWSDKEIDIPASFLMIKQTTTRSGNATTFIADRTVKTQHADVFWAIANAVNNKSITDKPRRTSRWSIRQ
- a CDS encoding phage portal protein, PBSX family gives rise to the protein MKKNLSKTKNRKITIANFQSSLNYSITAAPALDYVGIGYDNQYNTFTPPINRHTLAKLPHQNAQHGGILHSHANMVSAGYLGGIALSRMDMRALCLNLIQFGDVALLKIRNGFGKVVRLHVLSSLYLRVRKDGGYAYLMKRSLYDQASETYQYHPRDIIFIKLYDPMQQIYGSPDYVGGIQSALLNSDATVFRRRYFSNGAHMGFILYTTDPDLSEEAEDAIAEKIEKSKGVGNFKSMFINIPNGSPDGVKLIPIGDTGTKDEFANIKNISAQDILTAHRFPPGLGGIIPMNTSGLGDPLKVREAYQSDEVIPLQEIIAETINQDPEIKNALVIKFKKAD